The following is a genomic window from Sporocytophaga myxococcoides DSM 11118.
TACCCCTTAATCAGAGATTTAATCATCGGAGAAACTTCTATCCAGTCGATATCATCTGATTTTGTGATGGTGATAAAATTAGAAGAGAAAAATACTCTCTTCACAAAGCTAAAACGGAAAAGATCCTGGGCCAGCGGACAATTTGCGGTGCTTACAGGGCTAGGAAAATCAATGCTTTCCGATACTAAAAGAAAATCCGTAACGAATTTCAGAGAATTCGGATTTGGATTCGATTCTGTATAAATATTTATAACTCTTTTTTCTGTAGACTCCATGATTTTGAATGGTAAAATGGAAGAACAATTTTGGACTTAACTTAATTCATTTGAGTAAAACAAACTCATTTCCAATTGTATTCAACACAAAGGGATAAAATGTTTGTTGCAACGAATCAAATTTACGAAATTATATTAAGAATTTCCCTCTGATTTTTCAGATCCGGCAACAACGACAGCAGCCATGGCATCACCTGCAACATTCACTACTGTGCGACACATATCCAGGATTCTATCCGGGGCAAGTATCAAGGCAATCCCCTCGACAGGTATATCTGTACTCTTTAGAACTGCAATCAAGGTAATCATTCCCGCTCCGGGAATTCCTGCTGCTCCCACTGCTGCTAATGTAGCTGTAAAGACTATTGTAATTTGCTGAAAAAAAGTAAGATCCAGACCAAATGCCTGAGCTATAAATACGGCTGCAATACTTTGATAAAGAGCGGTACCATCCATATTTACAGTTGTTCCAAATGGTAAAACAAAACCTGTAATTTCTGCAGGCACTTTCAGGTGATGCTCCACCCTTTCCATTGTTACAGGAAGTGTTGCATTGCTTGAACTTGATGTAAACGCAAGCAAAAATGCTGGCCGCATCCCTTTGAAAAACTGACCGTATTTAACCCTGGAAAAAAAGGTAAATATGGCAGGATAAAGTATAAACAGAATAACAGCCAAACCTAGCAATACTGAAATAGCATACCAAAGAAGAGAATATAAAAGCTGAACCATCTGACTTCCGTTTTTTGCCAGTTCAACAAGGACAGAAGCCATTAAGGCAAATACACCTAAAGGAGCTACAGCCATGATCATCATAACCATTTTTAAAAGGGCTTCATTTACAGCTTCTAGAAAGCCAACTACTGTAGCAGATTTTTCAGAGGATATTCGAG
Proteins encoded in this region:
- a CDS encoding dicarboxylate/amino acid:cation symporter, translated to MEVRKKKSFPLYLQILLGMIAGILWGIYAPKFPDGTKFTIDYIKPFGTIFLRLLQMVAIPLILTSLISGIANLKDFAKVGRIGGKTILLFFCTAICATFLGVTLAGFIKPGKVISEETRNQMIAKYQDATAKSISAYAQVEESPLTPLVEMVPSNFFGAASDNARMLQVVFFGLLFGIALTRISSEKSATVVGFLEAVNEALLKMVMMIMAVAPLGVFALMASVLVELAKNGSQMVQLLYSLLWYAISVLLGLAVILFILYPAIFTFFSRVKYGQFFKGMRPAFLLAFTSSSSNATLPVTMERVEHHLKVPAEITGFVLPFGTTVNMDGTALYQSIAAVFIAQAFGLDLTFFQQITIVFTATLAAVGAAGIPGAGMITLIAVLKSTDIPVEGIALILAPDRILDMCRTVVNVAGDAMAAVVVAGSEKSEGNS